One Nerophis ophidion isolate RoL-2023_Sa linkage group LG23, RoL_Noph_v1.0, whole genome shotgun sequence genomic window carries:
- the trappc5 gene encoding trafficking protein particle complex subunit 5, with protein MDTRFTRGKSTILERPLTRPKTEVSVSTFALLFSEMVQYCQSRVYSVTELQTRLADMGQSVGAGMLDVLVMREKNGKRETKVLNMLLFIKVNVWKSLFGKEADKLEQANDDDKTYYIIEKEPLINAYISVPKENSSLNCAAFTAGIVEAILTHSGFPAKVTAHWHKGTTLMIKFNESVIARDKALDGR; from the exons ATGGACACACGGTTCACCCGAGGGAAATCCACCATCTTGGAGCGCCCCTTGACCAGACCCAAGACGGAAGTCAGCGTGAGCACGTTTGCGTTGCTCTTCTCCGAGATGGTGCAGTACTGCCAGAGCCGAGTGTACTCGGTCACTGAGCTGCAGACGCGCCTGGCCGACATGGGCCAGAGCGTGGGGGCCGGCATGCTGGACGTGCTGGTGATGAGGGAGAAGAACGGCAAACGGGAGACCAAAGTGCTCAACATGCTGCTCTTTATCAAG GTGAACGTATGGAAGTCTTTGTTTGGGAAAGAGGCGGACAAGCTGGAGCAGGCCAACGACGACGACAAGACGTACTATATCATAGAGAAGGAGCCGCTCATCAACGCCTACATCTCCGTGCCCAAGGAGAACAGCAGCTTGAACTGCGCCGCCTTTACCGCGGGCATCGTGGAGGCCATCCTCACGCACAGCGGCTTCCCCGCCAAGGTGACCGCCCACTGGCACAAAGGCACCACACTCATGATCAAGTTTAACGAGTCGGTCATAGCCCGGGACAAGGCTTTGGACGGCAGATAA